Proteins encoded together in one Lathyrus oleraceus cultivar Zhongwan6 chromosome 5, CAAS_Psat_ZW6_1.0, whole genome shotgun sequence window:
- the LOC127087502 gene encoding transcription repressor OFP14, with amino-acid sequence MPKKLQKTLQDYLNKLKNKNPHPQIKLTKMLSGCKHPKTPSFSLENGRNLSSNAVNNNTNKIDDAATLADVDRFLFENFKSLYFKDEDETENTVKTISGGKNNHEPSKTTSFMLESPRFDASPPPDLSRSARFFVKAENSRSLMEDALSLTNSDDGDSSNSNSSSTESPSKEVVVVHEDHNQTLPEKCIALLSYSPNPYDEFRRSMQELVESKYGKTEITEMKIDWDFMEEILFCYLNLNEKKSHKFILSAFVDLITVMRQNSEAAPAKPCSVRTVRIGREVRKKKTKQVTIEFGS; translated from the coding sequence aTGCCTAAGAAGCTTCAAAAAACCCTTCAAGATTACCTCAACAAACTCAAAAACAAAAACCCTCACCCTCAAATTAAGTTAACCAAAATGCTCTCTGGCTGCAAACACCCTAAAACGCCGTCGTTTTCACTAGAAAACGGCAGAAACTTATCATCCAACGCCGttaacaacaacaccaacaaAATCGACGACGCAGCAACTCTAGCTGACGTCGACCGTTTTCTCTTTGAGAATTTCAAGTCTCTCTATTTCAAGGACGAAGACGAAACGGAAAACACCGTCAAAACAATCTCCGGCGGAAAAAACAACCATGAACCATCGAAAACCACTTCCTTCATGCTCGAATCACCGCGATTCGATGCATCACCACCACCGGATCTTTCCCGATCAGCACGATTCTTCGTGAAAGCGGAAAACTCAAGATCCTTGATGGAAGATGCTCTATCGCTAACAAACAGCGATGATGGTGATTCGAGTAATTCGAACTCATCCTCAACAGAATCGCCTTCGAAAGAGGTAGTTGTAGTTCATGAAGATCATAACCAAACTCTTCCTGAAAAGTGCATTGCTCTGTTATCGTATTCGCCTAATCCTTACGATGAATTCCGGCGATCGATGCAAGAATTGGTGGAATCGAAGTACGGTAAAACCGAAATCACTGAAATGAAAATTGATTGGGATTTCATGGAGGAGATTTTGTTCTGTTACCTGAATCTGAATGAGAAAAAGTCTCATAAGTTTATTCTGAGTGCTTTTGTTGATCTCATCACTGTTATGCGTCAGAATTCGGAAGCAGCTCCGGCGAAGCCGTGTAGCGTGAGAACCGTTAGGATTGGTAGAGAAGTGAGGAAGAAGAAGACTAAGCAAGTAACCATTGAATTTGGGTCTTAG